In Mastomys coucha isolate ucsf_1 unplaced genomic scaffold, UCSF_Mcou_1 pScaffold5, whole genome shotgun sequence, one genomic interval encodes:
- the Lsm12 gene encoding protein LSM12 homolog — MAAPPGEYFSVGSQVSCRTCQEQRLQGEVVAFDYQSKMLALKCPSSSGKPNHADILLINLQYVSEVEIINDRTETPPPLASLNVSKLASKARTEKEEKLSQAYAISAGVSLEGQQLFQTIHKTIKDCKWQEKNIVVMEEVVITPPYQVENCKGKEGSALSHVRKIVEKHFRDVESQKILQRSQAQQPQKEAALSS, encoded by the exons ATGGCGGCTCCTCCGGGCGAGTACTTCAGCGTTGGGAGCCAGGTGTCGTGCCGGACGTGCCAGGAGCAGCGGCTGCAGGGCGAGGTGGTAGCCTTCGACTACCAGTCCAAAATGCTGGCTCTAA AATGTCCCTCTTCCAGTGGAAAGCCCAACCATGCAGACATCTTGCTTATAAACTTACAGTATGTTTCAGAAGTGGAAATAATTAATGATCGAACAGAAACCCCTCCTCCCCTAGCTTCACTCAATGTTAGTAAG CTCGCCAGCAAAGCACGGAcggagaaggaggagaagctgAGCCAGGCCTATGCAATCAGCGCTGGTGTCTCCCTGGAGGGCCAACAGCTCTTCCAGACCATTCACAAGAC CATTAAAGACTGTAAATGGCAAGAAAAAAACATTGTAGTCATGGAAGAAGTTGTTATTACACCCCCATATCAAGTGGAAAATTGTAAAGGCAAAGAGGGGAGTGCACTGAGCCATGTACGCAAAATA GTTGAAAAACATTTTAGAGACGTGGAAAGCCAAAAGATACTGCAGCGTTCACAAGCCCAACAACCACAGAAGGAGGCTGCTCTGTCGTCCTGA